One Cohnella candidum genomic region harbors:
- a CDS encoding class I SAM-dependent methyltransferase, with the protein MQVQTMIEAVRGEIASRPRDGWRRDGGSVPCITFRDYMALCLYHPEFGYYRSGKIRVGREGDFYTSAFVGDIMGTQLAEKLAELASESFPDGKRVEVVDWGGGTGRLGSQMLEAWKSLGGAGERFALTVLDANPSHRRQAEEALADSVVSGRARIMAPEAANEEDWKSRHVIVVANELLDAFPVHRVTRSDGRLLERGVCWDEESAKLADCFTEPSDARLTEWLERQSVSLAEGQTTEIGLDGADWTVELASRLGNALLVLIDYGDSTAELTGRHRMDGTLLCYGRHRAHGDPFRGPGEEDMTAHVDFELIRDRASSAGWRERWYGTQKAFLVESGVLAKLADHAIADPFHPVARRNRAIRQLLLSDGMSELFKVQIWDKSL; encoded by the coding sequence GTGCAAGTCCAAACGATGATCGAAGCCGTCCGCGGGGAAATCGCGTCGCGTCCGAGGGACGGTTGGCGGCGGGACGGCGGTTCCGTTCCCTGCATCACGTTCCGCGATTATATGGCGTTGTGCCTGTACCATCCGGAGTTCGGCTATTACCGTTCCGGGAAAATCCGCGTCGGCCGGGAAGGCGATTTCTATACGAGCGCTTTCGTGGGGGACATCATGGGGACGCAGCTGGCCGAGAAATTGGCGGAGCTGGCCTCGGAGTCGTTTCCGGACGGAAAGAGAGTGGAAGTCGTCGATTGGGGCGGCGGAACGGGCCGGCTCGGCAGTCAAATGCTCGAAGCGTGGAAGTCATTGGGCGGCGCCGGTGAACGGTTCGCGCTTACGGTGCTGGACGCCAACCCTTCGCATCGGCGGCAAGCGGAAGAGGCGCTCGCGGATTCCGTCGTCTCAGGCAGAGCCCGCATCATGGCTCCTGAGGCGGCGAACGAGGAGGACTGGAAAAGCCGTCATGTGATCGTGGTCGCCAATGAGCTGCTGGACGCCTTTCCGGTTCATCGCGTGACGAGAAGCGACGGCCGGCTGCTGGAGCGGGGAGTTTGCTGGGACGAGGAAAGCGCGAAGCTGGCCGACTGCTTCACGGAGCCGAGCGACGCGCGGCTGACGGAGTGGCTGGAGCGGCAATCCGTCTCGCTCGCGGAAGGCCAGACGACGGAAATCGGCCTGGACGGCGCCGATTGGACCGTGGAGCTGGCTTCCCGCCTCGGAAATGCGCTTCTCGTCCTGATCGATTACGGGGACTCGACCGCCGAATTGACGGGCCGTCACCGAATGGACGGTACGCTGCTGTGCTACGGCCGCCACCGGGCGCATGGAGATCCGTTCCGCGGACCGGGCGAGGAGGATATGACGGCCCACGTGGATTTTGAACTGATTCGAGACCGCGCGTCTTCCGCGGGCTGGCGGGAACGTTGGTACGGCACGCAGAAGGCGTTCCTGGTGGAGTCGGGCGTGCTGGCCAAGCTGGCCGATCACGCGATAGCGGATCCGTTCCATCCCGTCGCCAGACGCAACCGCGCGATCCGCCAGCTTCTACTGTCGGATGGGATGAGCGAGCTGTTCAAGGTGCAGATTTGGGACAAATCGTTATAG
- a CDS encoding RsfA family transcriptional regulator gives MTAVRQDAWSPDDDLILAEVTLRHIRDGSTQLAAFEEVGQRIGRTSAACGFRWNSCVRKRYDEAIGMAKQQRQKRNYLKKQGISSISGAERLVAEDGDAVKADLLSAESLSLDAIIRYLRQWKGTVQDMSRQIRQLEKEVKEKDEQLREFKEQNEKLSKEVDEVQTDYQVVNDDYKALIRIMDRARRLAFLAEEPEEDRARFKMDANGNLERIE, from the coding sequence ATGACGGCTGTGAGACAAGACGCATGGAGCCCGGATGACGATTTGATCCTGGCGGAGGTCACGCTTCGCCATATTCGGGACGGCAGCACGCAATTGGCCGCGTTCGAGGAGGTGGGCCAGCGCATCGGGAGGACTTCCGCCGCCTGCGGGTTCCGGTGGAACAGCTGCGTCCGCAAACGGTACGATGAAGCGATCGGAATGGCCAAGCAGCAGCGCCAAAAACGCAACTATTTGAAAAAACAGGGCATCTCCTCGATCTCCGGCGCCGAACGCCTGGTCGCCGAGGACGGGGACGCCGTTAAAGCGGATCTCCTTTCCGCGGAATCTTTATCCCTGGACGCGATCATCCGGTATTTGCGCCAATGGAAGGGTACCGTGCAGGATATGAGCCGGCAAATCCGCCAGCTCGAGAAAGAAGTGAAAGAGAAGGACGAACAGCTGAGAGAATTCAAAGAACAGAACGAAAAGCTCAGCAAGGAAGTGGACGAAGTCCAGACCGACTATCAGGTCGTCAACGACGATTACAAGGCGCTGATCCGGATCATGGACAGGGCCCGCCGGCTTGCGTTTCTGGCCGAAGAGCCCGAGGAAGACCGGGCGCGTTTCAAAATGGACGCCAACGGGAACCTGGAACGAATCGAATAG
- a CDS encoding DUF2626 family protein, with the protein MARMFRVLGFWTLAIALMAFAGDMYEMALLFFIQTAVFFLVGYLNFTERAYLMMFWGYMVVAFVAFTYWSVFEMGLPL; encoded by the coding sequence GTGGCACGTATGTTCCGGGTTTTGGGCTTCTGGACGCTTGCGATCGCCCTCATGGCATTCGCGGGCGACATGTACGAAATGGCGCTGTTGTTCTTCATTCAGACGGCCGTGTTTTTCCTGGTCGGCTACTTGAACTTCACCGAACGCGCATACTTAATGATGTTCTGGGGCTATATGGTCGTGGCGTTCGTCGCCTTCACCTATTGGTCCGTATTCGAAATGGGCCTGCCGCTGTAA
- a CDS encoding YhcN/YlaJ family sporulation lipoprotein: MKTYRTSVRALLLAAAAAAALSGCAANKQGAPMPNGGVQVRTQNAASPAPINTANAKSAAAHLEALAKRIHGVKGANCVVFGKYAVVGIDVDPAMERSRVGTVKYAVAEAFRKDPIGINALVTADIDMAQRLREIRADVRRGRPVAGFAEELADIVGRIVPQIPRNIVPPASPENTGAPNAHAPGR; encoded by the coding sequence TTGAAAACATACAGGACATCGGTCCGCGCGTTGTTGCTCGCCGCAGCCGCGGCCGCGGCGCTCAGCGGATGCGCCGCGAATAAGCAAGGAGCGCCGATGCCGAACGGAGGCGTTCAGGTCAGAACGCAGAACGCCGCGTCTCCGGCACCGATCAACACCGCGAACGCGAAGTCGGCCGCGGCGCACTTGGAGGCGCTCGCGAAGCGCATTCACGGCGTGAAAGGCGCCAACTGCGTCGTCTTCGGCAAATACGCCGTCGTCGGCATCGACGTCGATCCGGCCATGGAGCGGTCGCGCGTCGGAACGGTCAAATACGCCGTCGCCGAAGCCTTCCGGAAGGATCCGATCGGGATCAACGCGCTGGTGACCGCCGACATCGACATGGCGCAGCGGCTTCGCGAAATCCGGGCGGACGTCAGGCGCGGTCGCCCCGTCGCCGGATTCGCGGAAGAACTCGCCGACATCGTGGGCCGCATCGTTCCGCAAATTCCGCGGAACATCGTACCGCCGGCGTCGCCGGAAAACACCGGAGCTCCGAACGCGCACGCGCCCGGAAGATGA
- a CDS encoding PhoH family protein — MKKIYVIDTNVLLHDPLAMFAFEENEVIIPSVVLEEIDSKKRLADEIGRNARFVSRELDRMRTSGHLHNGVALESGGILKVEMNHRRFVRVQESFGEMTNDNRILAVALNYHMEEQEKEESRPVILVSKDVLVRVKADVLGITAQDYLTDRISADSDQYNGHVTLRVHPSVIDEFYNQRSLNIAGLGTANRLLPNEFVILKDELGTSKSALLKVTPDGRRLEPLHLSNDPVWGITARNAQQRMALELLLNDEIPLVTLSGRAGTGKTLITLAAGLMKVEDEHKYKKLLIARPVVPMGKDIGYLPGEKEEKLRPWMQPIYDNLEFLFDTKKSGDLDKILMGLGSIQVEALTYIRGRSIPGQFIIIDEAQNLSKHEVKTIVSRVGENSKIVLLGDPEQIDHPYLDAQSNGLTYLVERFKEEGVSGHVTLEKGERSRLAQLAAERL, encoded by the coding sequence TTGAAAAAAATTTACGTCATCGACACGAATGTGCTGCTTCATGACCCGCTCGCGATGTTTGCTTTCGAGGAGAACGAGGTCATCATTCCGTCCGTCGTGCTGGAGGAGATCGACTCCAAAAAACGGCTGGCGGACGAAATCGGGCGCAACGCGCGCTTCGTATCGCGCGAGCTCGACCGCATGCGGACGTCAGGGCATTTGCATAACGGCGTGGCGCTGGAAAGCGGGGGCATTCTGAAGGTCGAGATGAACCACCGCCGATTCGTCCGCGTCCAGGAATCGTTCGGGGAAATGACCAACGACAACCGCATCCTCGCGGTGGCGCTCAATTACCATATGGAAGAACAGGAAAAGGAGGAGTCCAGGCCGGTCATCCTCGTCAGCAAAGACGTGCTCGTCCGGGTGAAAGCCGACGTACTGGGCATTACGGCGCAGGATTATTTGACGGACCGGATCAGCGCGGATTCCGACCAGTATAACGGGCACGTAACGCTGCGCGTCCATCCTTCGGTCATCGACGAATTTTACAACCAGCGCTCGCTGAACATAGCCGGTTTGGGCACCGCGAACCGGCTGCTGCCGAACGAATTCGTCATCCTGAAGGACGAATTGGGCACCTCCAAGTCGGCGCTGCTGAAGGTGACGCCGGACGGTCGCCGGCTGGAGCCGCTGCACCTGAGCAACGATCCCGTCTGGGGCATCACGGCGCGAAACGCGCAGCAGCGCATGGCGCTCGAGCTGCTGCTGAACGACGAGATTCCGCTCGTGACGTTGTCGGGTCGCGCGGGAACGGGGAAAACGCTGATCACCCTCGCGGCGGGACTGATGAAGGTGGAAGACGAGCACAAGTACAAGAAGCTCCTGATCGCCCGTCCCGTCGTGCCCATGGGGAAAGACATCGGCTATTTGCCGGGCGAAAAAGAAGAAAAGCTGCGTCCGTGGATGCAGCCCATTTACGACAATCTGGAGTTTTTGTTCGACACCAAGAAATCCGGGGACCTCGATAAAATCCTCATGGGGCTCGGCAGCATCCAGGTGGAAGCCCTGACTTATATCCGGGGACGATCCATCCCCGGCCAATTCATCATCATCGATGAAGCCCAGAACCTCAGTAAACACGAGGTGAAAACGATCGTCTCCCGCGTCGGGGAGAACAGCAAAATCGTGCTGCTCGGGGACCCGGAGCAGATCGACCATCCTTACCTGGACGCGCAAAGCAACGGTTTGACCTATTTGGTGGAGAGGTTCAAAGAGGAAGGCGTCAGCGGACACGTCACGCTCGAGAAAGGAGAGCGTTCGCGCCTGGCCCAGCTGGCGGCGGAACGGTTATAA
- a CDS encoding extracellular solute-binding protein: MARRKIALIFLPLFLFALILSPWASAPVPEASSPPRPAAGQTEEPALPAIAEEEPVRLRVAAALNEEEFEYFRKTIERQSYQLPDVTVELERTPPEEAFAAFGQASRIGEAADVMLVDNEWVKTFASSGYLMPADGAFVGEALAEQFDAVAAPLKWNGYIWAVPRDFDPYVLVWNLAALRTVTGESATPPQDLAQWSDLAAKSRALQDPVRWLAIDGGDPFALLAWVQAVSGQRTDTLWSENGNPWSGTPRGEAMALLEREREGAAFGNGSRAIAETLAAGSVVSAILPYSVARKLTSEREGAGSVILQMDRAAWKQPYAWPRGRSFVISSRTKAEDAARRWIAAMTDASVQTDNLSTNGKLPVYRSAYRSGSSVSSLFPGNSSSSFPYRSPVDFGPELPARLQELQKLWREFTSGTIGLEQWIGRWREASADFQLDD; the protein is encoded by the coding sequence GTGGCCCGTCGAAAAATCGCCTTGATATTCCTGCCTTTGTTTTTATTCGCCCTGATTCTGTCTCCTTGGGCATCCGCTCCGGTTCCCGAGGCTTCTTCGCCCCCTCGTCCCGCCGCCGGCCAGACGGAGGAGCCGGCACTGCCCGCGATCGCGGAGGAAGAGCCCGTCCGCTTGCGGGTGGCGGCTGCTCTGAACGAAGAGGAGTTCGAATACTTTCGGAAAACGATTGAGCGACAATCCTATCAATTGCCGGACGTGACGGTGGAATTGGAACGGACGCCCCCAGAGGAAGCGTTCGCGGCGTTCGGCCAAGCTTCCCGGATCGGGGAGGCGGCCGATGTCATGCTGGTCGATAACGAGTGGGTGAAAACGTTCGCCTCTTCCGGCTACTTGATGCCCGCGGACGGAGCGTTCGTCGGGGAAGCGCTGGCCGAGCAGTTCGACGCGGTAGCCGCGCCGCTCAAATGGAACGGCTACATCTGGGCCGTGCCGCGAGATTTCGATCCTTATGTCCTCGTGTGGAACCTTGCGGCGCTGCGGACGGTCACGGGAGAATCCGCAACCCCTCCGCAGGACTTGGCGCAATGGTCCGACCTGGCGGCCAAAAGCCGTGCGCTGCAAGACCCGGTACGCTGGCTGGCAATCGACGGAGGAGACCCGTTCGCGCTGCTCGCCTGGGTGCAGGCGGTGTCGGGACAGCGTACGGATACGTTATGGAGTGAGAATGGGAATCCTTGGAGCGGTACGCCTAGAGGAGAAGCGATGGCGCTGCTGGAGCGGGAGAGGGAGGGGGCGGCGTTCGGGAACGGTTCGCGGGCGATCGCGGAGACGCTGGCGGCGGGCTCGGTCGTTTCGGCCATCCTGCCATACTCGGTAGCGAGGAAGCTGACTTCGGAACGCGAAGGAGCGGGCAGCGTGATCCTGCAGATGGATCGAGCCGCATGGAAGCAGCCCTACGCTTGGCCGCGGGGGCGCAGCTTCGTCATTTCTTCGCGCACGAAAGCGGAAGATGCCGCCCGCCGGTGGATCGCGGCGATGACCGACGCGTCCGTCCAGACGGACAATTTGTCGACGAACGGCAAGCTGCCCGTCTACCGGTCCGCATACCGGAGCGGAAGCTCGGTATCCTCCTTATTTCCGGGCAACTCCTCGTCGTCGTTTCCCTACCGGTCGCCCGTAGACTTCGGTCCGGAGCTTCCGGCGCGGCTGCAGGAATTGCAAAAGCTGTGGAGAGAATTCACGTCGGGCACGATCGGACTCGAGCAATGGATCGGGCGCTGGCGCGAGGCGTCAGCCGACTTTCAGCTCGACGATTAA
- a CDS encoding LCP family protein → MSYDQSLPPRMRKQAAKPPKAAPPRKPRRIGRIVLAFLAIVIVALASYAGYLYVKANQNITKVADPDASSVPKDQLAESKPISLLLLGMDTREETGSMNTDVIMTAIFNPKTKTATVVSVPRDSDLNLDGYKTRKANAYYARFLSIARTEENLSGDGARKYANEQMRSMMEKFFGGIKIDYTAILDFKGFVDVVDALGGVNVYVDQDMRYWDKADGTDIDLQKGDQKLDGEGALGFVRYRKSRNGETAPSSDFARNDRQDRVLGAIVDKLKSFGSVTKIGNVMDAVGDNVKTDIPKEQIQNMISTYFGISRQNVRFIALTGEWKSPYVYLDQAKLEEAKQALQEEMQPEGRAITSAAPQETAAAGSE, encoded by the coding sequence ATGAGTTACGACCAGTCGCTTCCCCCGAGGATGAGAAAGCAGGCGGCCAAACCGCCGAAAGCGGCTCCTCCCCGGAAACCGCGGCGCATCGGGCGGATTGTACTTGCCTTTCTTGCCATCGTCATCGTGGCGCTTGCGTCATATGCCGGTTACTTGTACGTCAAAGCCAACCAAAACATCACGAAAGTCGCCGATCCCGATGCTTCCAGCGTTCCGAAGGATCAGCTCGCCGAATCCAAACCGATCAGCCTGCTGCTGCTCGGCATGGACACGCGGGAAGAGACGGGAAGCATGAATACCGACGTCATCATGACCGCCATTTTCAATCCGAAAACGAAAACCGCGACCGTCGTGTCCGTCCCCCGGGATTCGGACCTTAACCTGGACGGCTACAAGACGCGTAAGGCCAACGCCTACTATGCCCGTTTCCTCTCGATCGCTCGGACGGAAGAGAACCTGTCGGGCGACGGCGCCCGCAAGTATGCAAACGAGCAAATGAGAAGCATGATGGAAAAGTTTTTCGGCGGCATTAAAATCGATTATACCGCGATCCTCGATTTCAAAGGATTCGTGGACGTGGTCGATGCGCTCGGCGGCGTTAACGTGTATGTCGACCAGGACATGAGATACTGGGACAAAGCCGACGGCACGGACATCGACCTGCAGAAAGGCGACCAGAAGCTCGACGGGGAAGGCGCGCTCGGTTTCGTCCGTTACCGGAAATCAAGAAACGGCGAAACGGCGCCTTCCAGCGACTTCGCCCGCAACGACCGCCAGGACCGCGTCTTGGGGGCGATCGTCGACAAGCTGAAATCGTTCGGCAGCGTCACCAAGATCGGGAACGTCATGGACGCGGTCGGCGACAACGTCAAAACCGACATTCCGAAAGAACAAATCCAAAACATGATCTCGACCTATTTCGGAATCAGCCGCCAGAACGTCCGGTTCATCGCCTTGACCGGAGAATGGAAGAGCCCTTACGTCTACCTCGACCAAGCCAAGCTCGAAGAGGCGAAGCAGGCGCTGCAGGAGGAAATGCAGCCGGAAGGCCGCGCGATAACTTCCGCCGCTCCGCAAGAAACGGCTGCCGCGGGCAGCGAGTAA
- a CDS encoding pyridoxamine 5'-phosphate oxidase family protein — MAETLTALPESLFTQLQHENFVLLHTVDAESGSPTSSAISWIYAPDTGRLRFALDGRSRLIENLKARAEVSVTLFGAGSVHAVYGQAKVVADKLEGVPFPLACVDIEVSAVRDAMFYGARLSVQPEYEKTYDKRAADRLDGQVFEAMKKAQ; from the coding sequence ATGGCCGAGACGTTAACGGCATTGCCCGAATCGCTGTTCACCCAGCTCCAGCACGAGAACTTCGTCCTTCTTCACACGGTCGACGCAGAAAGCGGAAGCCCGACTTCCAGCGCCATCTCCTGGATCTACGCGCCCGACACGGGCCGACTGCGCTTCGCCCTTGACGGAAGATCGCGCCTGATCGAGAACTTGAAGGCGCGTGCCGAGGTCAGCGTTACGCTGTTCGGAGCCGGCAGCGTCCATGCCGTGTACGGCCAGGCGAAAGTCGTGGCCGATAAGCTGGAAGGCGTGCCTTTCCCGCTGGCGTGCGTGGACATCGAAGTATCGGCGGTGCGCGACGCCATGTTCTATGGCGCCCGTCTGTCGGTTCAACCCGAATACGAAAAAACGTACGACAAAAGAGCCGCGGACCGCTTGGACGGACAAGTGTTCGAGGCCATGAAGAAAGCCCAGTGA
- a CDS encoding coiled-coil domain-containing protein has product MRRLTWAATLAIILLLAISRAAAPLPAYADPLPEETKKLLEKSLSVVEIDREIGRIGTLKQETETKIGQSEQKLAEQEIAISAQREKAGRVLRAYYMGQKDFVLSALLNAGSLSELLRTWEMMDLLISSDRQVLNQYTDQYRLLKEGYVSLQQDKNELAAVEDNLVKQRERLLALQDEIDKALASSGDEAHLRQMMAELESYWKNVGLYEVRRNFRELTTAMQDLPKWIQEHPETMQTKGLKTKLTITDKQLNEFLRSRNPDFKQFNIRFEQDRMVLTGDNGDLQVTIGGHYSLQDEPENAIVFHVDSLNFNGLDLPDTTRADLEREFDLGFYPQKLIKFVKAQSVAIEPGRLIVELKVG; this is encoded by the coding sequence ATGCGCCGCCTGACCTGGGCCGCCACGCTCGCGATCATACTGCTGCTCGCCATATCCCGCGCCGCCGCTCCGCTGCCGGCTTACGCCGACCCTCTTCCCGAGGAGACGAAGAAGCTGCTCGAAAAAAGCTTGTCCGTCGTCGAGATCGATCGCGAAATCGGCCGAATCGGCACCCTGAAGCAGGAGACGGAAACGAAAATCGGGCAAAGCGAACAGAAGCTCGCCGAACAGGAAATCGCCATTTCCGCCCAACGGGAGAAAGCCGGAAGGGTGTTGCGGGCTTACTATATGGGCCAAAAGGATTTCGTCCTGTCCGCCCTGCTGAACGCCGGCTCGCTCTCCGAGCTGCTCCGTACCTGGGAAATGATGGACCTCTTGATCAGTTCCGACCGGCAGGTCTTGAACCAATACACCGACCAATACCGCCTTCTGAAAGAAGGCTACGTTTCCCTCCAACAGGACAAAAACGAGCTCGCCGCCGTGGAAGACAATCTTGTAAAGCAGCGCGAAAGGCTGCTCGCCCTGCAGGACGAAATCGACAAGGCACTCGCTTCCAGCGGCGACGAAGCCCATCTCCGCCAAATGATGGCCGAGCTCGAAAGCTATTGGAAAAACGTCGGGCTGTACGAAGTGCGGCGGAACTTCCGGGAGCTCACGACGGCCATGCAGGATCTTCCAAAGTGGATTCAGGAACATCCGGAAACGATGCAGACCAAAGGGTTGAAAACGAAACTGACGATTACGGACAAGCAATTGAACGAGTTCCTGCGCAGCCGCAATCCGGATTTCAAGCAATTCAACATCCGGTTCGAGCAAGACCGCATGGTGCTCACCGGAGACAACGGCGATCTGCAAGTCACGATCGGCGGCCATTATTCGCTGCAAGACGAACCGGAGAACGCCATCGTCTTCCATGTCGATTCCCTGAATTTCAACGGGCTGGATCTGCCGGATACGACCCGGGCGGATCTGGAACGCGAGTTCGACCTGGGCTTCTACCCGCAGAAGCTGATCAAGTTCGTGAAAGCCCAGAGCGTCGCGATCGAGCCGGGGCGGTTAATCGTCGAGCTGAAAGTCGGCTGA
- the typA gene encoding translational GTPase TypA produces the protein MHPRDRIRNIAIIAHVDHGKTTLVDQLLRQSGTFRDNEQVQERAMDSNDLERERGITILAKNTAVQYKDYLINIVDTPGHADFGGEVERIMKMVDGVLLVVDAFEGCMPQTKFVLRKALQHGLTPVVVLNKIDRPAARPAEVIDEVLELFIELEANDEQLDFPVVYASGLNGIASLDPDVLGTTMEPLYETIIEKIPHPTENTEEPLQFLVTLLDYNEYLGRIAIGRVNRGRIRQGQVVAVMDHEGKVRQSRIEKLFGFQGLKRHEIEEAAAGDIVALAGLKDINIGETVADPANPEQLPVLKIDEPTLQMTFIVNNSPFAGREGKWVTSRKLRERLFKELETDVSLRVEETDSPDAFVVSGRGELHLGILIENMRREGYELQVSKPEVIIKEIDGVKSEPIERLLIDVPEESMGAVMESLGTRKAEMVNMINNGNGQVRLEFLIPARGLIGYRTNFLTMTRGYGVMNHAFDSYGPVVGGQVGGRHQGVLVASETGTSTAYGMLSVEDRGILFMEPGTDVYEGMIVGEHTRDNDIIVNICKEKALNNIRTANKEETVKMKAPRLMSLEEALEYLNDDEYCEITPKSIRLRKKVLNKSERDRYEKQRKMAEAGV, from the coding sequence ATGCATCCGAGAGACCGTATCCGCAATATCGCCATCATCGCCCACGTCGATCATGGCAAAACGACGCTCGTCGACCAGCTGCTTCGCCAATCCGGCACGTTCCGCGACAATGAGCAAGTCCAGGAGCGCGCGATGGACTCGAACGATCTGGAACGCGAACGCGGCATCACGATCCTGGCCAAAAACACCGCTGTCCAGTATAAGGACTACCTCATCAACATCGTCGATACGCCCGGACACGCCGATTTCGGCGGAGAAGTCGAGCGGATCATGAAAATGGTGGACGGCGTTCTGCTCGTCGTCGACGCTTTCGAAGGCTGCATGCCCCAAACGAAATTCGTGCTTCGCAAAGCGCTGCAGCACGGACTGACGCCGGTCGTCGTCCTGAACAAAATCGACCGCCCGGCCGCGCGCCCTGCGGAAGTCATCGACGAAGTGCTCGAGCTCTTCATCGAGCTCGAAGCGAACGACGAGCAGCTCGATTTCCCGGTCGTATACGCGTCCGGCTTGAACGGCATCGCGAGCTTGGATCCCGACGTCCTTGGTACCACGATGGAGCCTCTGTACGAGACGATCATCGAGAAAATCCCGCACCCGACCGAGAACACGGAAGAGCCGCTCCAGTTCCTGGTGACGCTGCTCGACTATAACGAATACCTCGGACGGATCGCCATCGGCCGCGTCAACCGCGGACGGATCCGCCAAGGACAGGTCGTGGCCGTGATGGACCACGAAGGCAAAGTGCGCCAATCCCGCATCGAGAAGCTGTTCGGCTTCCAAGGGCTGAAGCGACACGAAATCGAAGAAGCGGCCGCCGGCGACATCGTCGCTTTGGCGGGCCTGAAAGATATCAACATCGGCGAAACGGTCGCCGATCCTGCGAATCCGGAGCAGCTGCCCGTCCTCAAGATCGACGAGCCGACGCTGCAGATGACGTTCATCGTCAACAACAGCCCGTTCGCCGGCCGCGAAGGCAAATGGGTCACTTCCCGCAAGCTGCGCGAGCGCCTGTTCAAGGAGCTCGAAACCGACGTCAGCCTCCGCGTGGAGGAAACGGACAGCCCCGACGCGTTCGTCGTCAGCGGCCGCGGCGAGCTGCACCTCGGCATCCTGATCGAGAACATGCGCCGTGAAGGCTATGAGCTTCAAGTTTCGAAACCGGAAGTCATCATCAAGGAAATCGACGGCGTCAAATCCGAGCCGATCGAACGCCTCCTGATCGACGTGCCGGAAGAAAGCATGGGCGCGGTCATGGAAAGCCTCGGCACCCGCAAAGCGGAGATGGTCAACATGATCAACAACGGCAACGGCCAAGTCCGCCTGGAATTCCTCATTCCGGCGCGCGGCCTGATCGGGTACCGCACCAACTTCCTGACGATGACCCGCGGCTACGGCGTCATGAACCACGCGTTCGACAGCTACGGACCGGTCGTCGGCGGCCAGGTCGGCGGGCGCCACCAAGGCGTACTCGTCGCAAGCGAGACGGGCACCTCCACCGCGTACGGCATGCTGTCGGTCGAGGACCGCGGCATCCTGTTCATGGAGCCGGGCACGGACGTTTACGAAGGCATGATCGTCGGCGAGCATACCCGCGACAACGACATCATCGTCAACATTTGCAAAGAGAAAGCCCTGAACAACATCCGGACGGCGAACAAGGAAGAAACCGTGAAAATGAAGGCGCCGCGCTTGATGTCTCTGGAAGAAGCGCTGGAATACCTGAACGACGACGAATATTGCGAAATTACCCCCAAGAGCATTCGCCTTCGCAAGAAAGTGCTGAACAAGAGCGAACGCGACCGTTACGAGAAGCAGCGCAAAATGGCGGAAGCCGGGGTATAA
- a CDS encoding YlaH-like family protein, translating to MQHWFSEHPWISYVLILGFTIYIFNAVFRMGRLPILKEILVYLIMAIGCLVLLVLQIDKLPIIQCMGVAVIMMLMLRLRQLYDKRRGSRPSGEAGKPNTNAPGRP from the coding sequence ATGCAGCACTGGTTTTCGGAGCATCCATGGATCAGCTACGTGCTGATTCTCGGGTTCACGATCTATATTTTCAATGCCGTCTTCCGCATGGGGCGGCTTCCGATTCTTAAGGAGATCCTCGTTTACCTGATCATGGCGATCGGCTGCCTCGTGCTGCTGGTGCTTCAGATCGATAAACTTCCGATCATCCAGTGCATGGGCGTCGCCGTCATCATGATGCTCATGCTGCGGCTTCGCCAGCTGTACGATAAGCGGCGCGGTTCCCGTCCGTCCGGCGAAGCCGGCAAGCCCAATACGAACGCGCCGGGCCGGCCGTAA